The Desulfatiglans anilini DSM 4660 genomic sequence ATCCCTGTGGCAGTAGGATGGCACGGGCCTTCCCTATGAGCCCCTTTTCAGAAGCGCCGAGCGGACGCGATCCCAGGATGATCTGGACATCCCCCCCGAGGCATGGATGAAAAGAAAGGATCATGAGCGGTCCGATGAACTGTATGCACCGTTTGACAATTCTCTGTTCAAGCATTAGGATGATATCAAAAACTTGTCTGTGTAAGGAATGATAAAAATGCCTATCTACGAGTTTCGCTGCCTGCAGTGCGGGGCGTTTGTCGAGAAACTGTTGACGCGCTCGGAGGAGCCGGTCGAGCTGGTTTGTCCTGAGTGCCGGTCCGAATCCTTCGAGCGGGTGGTTAGCCGGACCAATTATGTCATGGGGGTCGGACCCGGGGGTAAATCACCAAAAATTACTGCGAAGTCATGTGGTTCAGGCAACCAGTGTATGACTCTGGATCTTCCCGGTCCGGGAAAATAGCCTCGGTTAAAATCCGGAAAGGGCCTTTTTTGCCGATCTCGGTGTCAAAGTGCAGGTTTACTCTTGCGGCGACCCGGAGGTCGCATCCTTAACAAACGCTTGATTCCCGCTGCATTGGCAGGAAAACCTCGTTTCCGGGCCTTCCAGACGGCCTTCCACCCTCCTTCGGCGAGACGGCCGGGGTGCTGCGTTTGATGATCGTTCCCGCGTCTGTTCGAATCACTGGTGCCGCCCATATCTTGTTGCCGCAGGGGGCCTTTTGACTCCCAGGGATTTTTGCCCCCAGCCGCTCAAGGGCTTTGTATGCTGGGGCGGTCAAGCAGCGCGGGAGGTGCGGTGACCTGTGCGACGGGGTCGAGACAATGGCAGAGAATGAGCTGAAGGCTGAAGCATTGCTGGAATTGAACGCGGATGACGAGGCGCTTATCATGCAGCTCTTTTACGAGCGGATGGTACCGCTGCTCGAGCGGGCCGACGCCAGGATAGGAACCCTGAATTGCCGATTTGCCGGAGATGCTTACAGGCATTGGAATCTCCATTTTTGCTCGGCCGGTTCTTCCTTTCAGATTACGGGCTTGGAGTACGACGAGACGAGTGATGAACTGAGCCTCGACCTCTGACCCGGATGAGGGAGGCGGGGATAAAGGCCGCCTCTTGGCTCATCTGCGCGAATTCGTTTCCATCCGGAAAGGGTCCTTTTTGCCAATCTCGGCGTCAATCTGTACGTTTGTTTGTGCGGCGATATAGGTCGCCTCCGCGCAGACGTTTGATTTTCTTGATATGGTCAAAAAATCCTCATTTCCGGATTGGAAACTGGGTAGTACCGGGAAATCATTTCCGGATGGACACGAATTCAGTTCACAAGCCTCCGTCGAGGCAGAGGATATTGGACATGCTCTTGGATCAACAGCTTCAGGGAAGAGATTTTATCAAACGGCCCACCTGCCCCTTTTGCGGGCTTATGATTGAGCCGCCTAAGGAACTCAGGACCTGCAGGCCTGGTGAAATGCCTGTTGGAACCTGCAGTTGCGGGGCGGTTTATGCCTGTGATGTCACAGGTCGCCACAGCGGGGAGGCTTTGATCGAGTCTCTGGTTTTCTCCTGTGACATGGACTGGGATTTGGCCTGGAATCTGCTGCCGGAAGAGGACTACCTGTACGAGATCGTGGACCATTACGACCTCGCAAATCACGTGATCGTTCCGGGGGGTTTCTTCGAGGGGCGGCGTATTTCCGGGGTTCTTTTTTTCGTTCGGCTGCACAAAGATGTCCTGGAGGTGAGCGCAGACGGCGTCAGGCGAAAAATGGAGGATGCCGTTCCTACCTTTTACGAGCGCAAGATGCGCAGACGCCCGGTGAAGCGCAGGGTCTCCAAGACGGAACTGGAGCAGCTGGTCCGGGATTTTAACGCCGATGCCCTGATCGAACTCGCCCGCGAGGACCCGAAGATCATCCGCATGGTGCAGAGGTTCCTCTACTCGGGGGATCGGCTTTTCAGACAGCGTGCAGCCGATTTGCTGGGTCGTATTGCGGCTGTGGTAGGGGAATCTGAGCCAAAGGCGGTTTCGAATCTTCTGCAAAATCTGTTTTACGCGGTTTCGGACACAGCGGCATCGACATGGGGCGCCTTCGAGGCGATCGGCGAGATCATTGCCCGTAAACCCGACCTTTTTGCCGGTTATATGCCACAGCTCTATCCCTTTCTCACGGATGCGACGCGCCGATCCCAGACGGTGCAGGCGCTGGCGAGAATAGCAGCCTCCGTCCCTCAGTTGCTGCGCAAGATCACCTTCCACTTCATTCCGCTTTTGAAAGACCCGGACCCGGAGGTCCGTGGACAGACGGTCAGACTGCTCGGATATCTGCAGGCCAGTGAACTGAAGGACGATATGGTCGAGCTTCTGCCGGATGAACACGAACTCATCCTTTATGATTCCGGGCGTCTCGAAAGGACGTCTGTCGGAGCGATCGCTGCGGAGGCTCTACGGCGTCTATGAAGATCCGTTGTTGTATCCCCGGTCCCGACGGTGACTGGGAACTGCGCGCCGCCGATCTTGACACCCCGTTTATGCTTGGGCCAGGAGCAGCGCATCCTCAGATGACTGTTGGGGATTTTTTTGAAGCCGTTAAGAGCTTTTTGACCGCCGATGAGGTCATTCGTGAGCCGCTTTCGGCGGCCTACGGGGAAGAGATGCTGCTTCCCTTGCAGGACGCGGGAGAGCGATGGCTGATCCGGATGGAAAAGCATGGGGCCTTTTATCATGTCGCTTGTGTCGAAGGAGGGTGTTTAGGACCTAGACGCAGGCTTGCGGTGGTCTCCGCCCTTGAAGAGACCGGGAAGCGCTTTCTCAAGGACGATGTTCGGAATATTGGCCGCCTTCTGGAGAAAAGGGGTGGGGGAGATCTCCCTGTTGCATACTGCATGGCTGAGATCCATTCTTCCTGTGGCGAGGGGAAGCCCGGCTGGCTCATGGTGCTGTCGGAATGGCTCGAGGACTGTCATGAATGGCATCACACGTTGGGCGAGGGAACATCACACATCCTGATCTGGGATCGAGCCGGGGGGGGACGCCGTGCCGATGAAGCGGAATACGCCGCCATTTATCGCGGGGTATCCCGGCTCCTGGCCCTGCATTACAACCCCGTGACCTTTGAGCGGATCGATCTCTGGCACCATGCGGCGGGGGATTTCGTTGTCTCTCGGTTCGGAGACGATCTCCGGGTCAGGTTGACTACGGTCAGGCGCTATGAGTCTATGCCCTTTTTCGCAGGAGAGAGCGGTGTAGATCCCAGGATTCCGCTGGTCTATCTTTTCCTCGAATCAGCGCTCAAGACCAGATGCGACCGACGCGACGGCACCGGCGAGGTCGTTTGGGCAGAAGACGATGTGCTGGGCCCCACGCTGGACGGTTTTTGCCTTGGCTTGAGAGAAAAAGAAGCGGATCGAGATGCGCTCCCTGAAAACGCAGGCCATCTTCTGGAACTCCTCAAGCCGTTTTCAGCGGAGGAACTGTTGCAGGTCTATTCTTCCCTGCTTCCGCTTTATGAAAGGGAGGACCCGGAGGAACTTCGGATGATGCAAATCCGGTTGCCGGAGCACTGCCGCGCCCTGTTCAGGACCATCCAAAGTGCGTCTTTACGAGCCTTTCAAGCGGCTGACCGAGCACAGCCGGCAGGGAGACCAGCAGGTCGGCCTTGAGGGGATCGCCTTGTTCCAGCCCTGCCAGCAGGGATCTGGAAAGCTGATACAGTTCGCGGAAAACGGTATCCAGAGAGAATGCGGGATAGGCCTCATCAGGCCCGAAACCTGACTTCGGGCAGTAACGGATGCGCCCTTGGATAACGGTCGGGATCCCATAGATACGGCAGGTGATGGGCCGCCAAGGGTAGATGAGGCACAGGCCCGTGGGGAGGAGCATTGGACACCGGACCCGCTCCTGGGCCATCAGACGGTTGGATCGGAAGGGGTCGTCTGCAAACGGCAGGATCCGCGTTCGAAGTCTTTCGATCTCTTTGCGGCTCTTTTCACAGCGAAGCAGCGCCGGACGCCGGTCTTTGCGGGAAAGATCCTCGAAATGCGAGTGGATCCATACAGCTTCGATCAGGAAGAGCCCGAACACGGCATGGCAGCAATCCCGGCAGCCAGGTTGGCAGAGGACGCGATCGCTGTAATCGGACTGGAATCTCCGAAAGGCACCGTCGGCTGCAGCGGCCAGCTCTCGATAGCGCTCGAAAAGGTCGTGCTGAAGGCTTGGGGTGTCGAGAGAGATCACGATGACATCGGGCCGTCCCGTTAAGGTTTCCGGTAGGGGAGCAGCCGTTTGATAAATTCAGGGTGAGCCTCGAACCCGAGAGCGATCGCTCGGTCCAGGTGTTCGATCGCCTTGGCGTAGTTTTCGGCTGCATAGTAGGCGAAGGCGAGGTTGTTGTGCCCCAGTGCGAAATCCGGTGCAAGCGCGACGAGCTCCTGACCGGTTTCGATCGCCTTCTCGACCTCCTCTTTCTGCAGGTAGGCATTCACCAGGTTGTTCCAGGCCTGGGCGATCTTCGGGTTGAGTTCGATGGCCTTTTTCAGGGCCTCGATCGCCTCATCCGTTCGGCTCATCTGCAGGTAGGCGAATCCCAGATTGGCGTAGCCCCTTGCATAACGTGGCTCCAGTTCGATGGCCTTCAGGTTGACCTCGGCGACCCGTTCGAGATCGCCTTTCTTGAAATAGATATACCCGAGGTTTACATACGCCTCGAACATCCTGACGCTGTTCCCGATGGCGTCGTTGAAGACCTTGATGGCTTCGTCCAGGTGGCCTCCCTCCATCAGGGAGACCCCCAGGTTGTAACTGGTATTGGCGCATTCGGGATTGGACTTCAGAATCTCTTTTTGCTCCGCGATAAACGCTTCGGAATCCTGCGGTACTTTCATTTCTTCACCTTGGATCGATCGGCTCGGTGTGGCGGTTCATGAGTCGGCGGATCTTCCTGAGGACGCCCGCCCGTAATCTGATGCTTCAAGTGGACCGCTTCACGCCGTCTTCTATTCGAATCGAGATACAAAGAGGTCGTCGGCCACATGAGCCGACGACCTCGAATCATGCTCCGGCATTCTTTTCAGAACACCGGGTGGACAGACCGGCTAGTGGTCTTCCGTCTGACCCCTGCCTTTCAGGCCGTACATCGTGCTGCTTCCGGTCGAAAAATAGATCAGCTTCTCTTCGTTGATCAGCGCCGTCGCCGCCTTCTTGATCTCGCGGGACTTTGCTTCCGGCATGGATTCCTGAACGGCCTTTTCCATATCTTTGAAATAGAATTTGGACTTTTTGCTTGATGTAGCAAAGTCCATGATGGCCTTTTTGATATCTTCCATTTCAGCTCTCCTTTATTGAGACGCGAACGGGCGGGAATTAGTCCTCGATCCCGCCGGCGGCCCTCGAAACCTCCCAAGCAGCCTCGGTGTATTTGAACTGCGTGGAGGTTCTGTAGGTATCGTACTGCAAGCGGTAATCATCGATGAGGTGCTCGGTGAAGGGGATGTTCGTCTTTTCGAAGAACTTTTCCCAGCCGATCCGCTCGGCCCAGTCGCCGACCCGCTCGTATTTTTTGGCGTCGGAGGCATAGGCTTCGATGATCTGCTTGACGGTTTCACATACCTCAGGATACCTGGGGAAGTTGTTGGGCAGGAAGGGCACCACGACCTTGGAAAATTTGGGAGGCGAGATCCGGTTGGAGATCTTGCCGCCGGCCAGGATGGTCACGCCGTCGCCCTCTTTGTCCGAAAGCGGCAAGGCCATGCACATGGTGTAGCAATTGCCGCAGAACATGCAGCGTTCTTCCTTGATCTTGACCGCCTTTTTCCCGGATTCCGTCTTGGCCGGGGAGATGGCGCCGGTCGGACAGGCCGCGATGACCAGCGGGATCTCGCAGACCGATTCCAGGACCTCCGCATCGACGATCGGCGGCTTGCGGTGATACCCGAGCAGGGCGATATCGGAGCAGTGCACGGCGCCGCACATATTCAGGCAGCAGGCCATGGAAACGCGGACCTGCGCCGGCAGGGTCATGCCCTGGAAATAGTCGAAAAGATCGTCCATCACGGCTTTGACCATGGAGGAGGCATCCGTTGCCGGGGTATGGCAGTGGATGTAACCCTGCGTGTGAACAATGTTGGTCAGGCCGGCGCCGGTCCCGCCGATGGGGAACTTGTAGCTGCCGGAGACGTGCTTGCGGCTCATGAGGTCCTTTTTCAAGGCCTCGAGCTTGTCGGAGCTGTCCACCAGGAATTCGATGTTGTTCCGGGTGGTGAAACGCATGTGCCCTTCGCAGTACTTGTCGGCGATATCGCAGATCTCGCGGACGTGTTCGACGGTCATAAAACGGCAGCCGCCGCAGCGCACGGTGAAGACCTTGTCTCCGGTCTCGGAGAAGTGGACCAGGATGCCGGGTTCGAGGATTTCGTGGTGGGTCCACTTGCCGTAGTTGTTCCGGATGATCGGGGGAAAGTACTGCCAGAAATGCCGCGGACCGAGGTCGGTAATGCGGTTTTCCATGGGTTTTTCAGGGTTATAGAGTCCGAGTCTTTCGGTTGATAGAGCCATGAGTCATACCTCCTATCTCTTGTGTCTGGATCGGTAGTCGTTGATGTCGCGCTGCCAGCCGCCGGGAACGTCTTCCTCTTTCCAGAAGATATAGGGGTTGCTGCGCGGCTCTTTGACCATTTGGGGCATCGGAGGAATCTCCAGGACCTCGAGAAACTTGGGAATGCCGTAACGCTGGATCAGTTCGCCCAGTCGCTCGCGGTTTTTCCCCTCTTCCATCCACCAATCCCAGACCTTTTCGACGATTTCTTTGATATTGTCGTACGGGGGCTCCGCCTTCATAAAGGGAATGGTCAGCACGGACATCTGGGCGCCTTCGAGAATAGGGGCCTTGGCGCCGAAAAGGAGGCTCACGCCCGTATCCAGGCCCGGCCGGAGGGCCTTGGGCATAACGTTGATGCAATGCATGCAGCGAGTGCATTCCTTGTCGTCGATCTTGAGCTTGCCGTCTTCCATCCACATGCACTGGGTCGGGCAGAGGTCGATGACTTCCTTCTGGATGTCGAATTTACCCCAGTCCCTGCCCTTGTGGGCACCGGCGTTGGGCGGAATCTCGCCGCCGATGTAGGCCTTGACCGCTTCCTGGTCGATCCGGATGTTGTCGCGCCAGGTGCCGATGAAGGACATATCGGAGCGGGCGATGGAGGCGACGCAGCCGTTGGGGCAGCCGTCGAACTTGAATTTGAACTTGTACGGGAACGCCGGTCTGTGAAGTTCATCCTGATAGTGATGGGTCAACTCGTAGCACATATCCTGCGTGTCGATGCAGGACCATTCACAGCGGGCCTTGCCGATGCAGCAGGATGGGGTCCGGAGGTTCGAGCCCGATCCGCCCAAGTCCTGCTGGAGGATATGGGTCAGTTCGTAAAAAATGGGCTCGAGCTGTTCGGTGAAGGTCCCGAGGAAGATGATGTCGCCGGTCGAACCGTGCATGTTCATCAACCCGCTGCCGCGATATTCCCAGAGGTCGCAAAGGGAGCGGAGATAATCGGTGTTGTAGAACTTGCTGGCGGGCTGGTTGACACGCATCGTGTGGAAATGGGCGATCGAGGGGTACTTCTCGGGCATGTCGGAGTAACGGCCGATGACGCCGCCGCCGTATCCGAAGACGCCCACGATGCCGCCGTGCTTCCAGTGGGTCTCGCCGTCGTTGAAAGAGTCTTCCAACTGACCGAGCATGTCTTCCACGACGTCTCTTTCGATCAGCATCCGGTCGGTGGAGAGTTTGCGGCGATGAAGGGCCTGGCGTTTGGCATCGGCGACGAAGCTCGGCCACGGACCTTTCTCGAGGTCGTCCAGCAGCGGGGTGGGGTGTTTGACCTTGAAGCTCTTCAGCTCTTCCTCGGTGTAGTTTTTGAGTTCGTCATCCTTGTAGATGCGAAGCTCTTGATATTTTAGTTCTTTTTGCTCTTCTTTTGGTTCGAAAGCCATTATGAATGCCTCCTTCTACGTGGGAAAATAGATATTCTTGCAGGAGCAACCGTCCAAGAAAATAGGGTTTACTTCACCTCCTCCCTCCAGATTTGACCTGACCTAATTCGCTGCCAAGGGATGTCGACCGTGTGTGAGATCCCACAAAAACAAGGGGTTAAACGAGCGCTAACTCCTTGTGAATATTGTAATTAGTTCAATTTTCAAATACTTAAGATTGCTTTTATAGTAGATATAACGTCGTATTGTCAATAGAAAAAGACCAGATTTTTGTTGACAAGACAGGGGTTGCCGAGGCGTAATCGGTCCGGCTCCGCCGAATCAAACCCATCAGCCGTCCCTAGGATTCTGAGTGCCGGGTCGTCCCAGCTCGAACCGGAGAATGGCGTGTGCGGGCGGTGGGTGACCCGGGTGGATGGGGCACGACGAGATCCGAATATCCGAATAGGGGTGGTTTTCATCCGGGAGGGGTCTTTTTGGCGAATCTCGGTGTCGAACTGCAAGGTTTTTTGGGCGGCGGCTTGCAGGGAGCTTTAGCACAAGCACCCGATTTTACTGAATGGACGAACGGAGATCCGCCGCGAGGCGATGGGACCGAACACCCGAAGGGTGCGGAGAAACCGGCACCCGCTCCGCAGGGGTGGGACGGAGCACCCGAAGGGTGTGAATAAAAATCCTCATTTCCAGATTGGAACTTGGGTTTCAGCGGGAAGTCATTTTCAGATTGGAAAATGGTTTCTAGCGGGAAACCGTTTCCGTGCAGAGACGAGGTAGCCGGCAAAGGCCGTTTCAGGATAAAAATCGGAAGCAAGATGTACTTGATACCCCCCAGAATCTCGATCAGTGCGCTGCGCGGAGGGAGCGGCAAAACGCTACTTTCCCTCGGACTGGCATCGGCGTGGGAGGCGCGGGGGTTGTCGGTCGCACCCTTCAAGAAGGGGCCGGATTTCATCGATGCCGGATGGATGTCTTTCGCTGCCGGTCGGCCATGCCGGAATCTGGATCCTTTCTTGATGACGCGGGAACAGGTCATCCGTTCGTTTGCGCTTCATGCAAGCGGGTTGGATTGCGCTCTGGTGGAGGGGAACAGGGGCCTTTTCGATGGTCTGGATGTGACGGGTTGTTGCAGCACCGCTGAACTGGCCAAATGGCTTCGAAGCCCGGTCATTCTGGTGGTGGATGTGACCATGAGCACCCGGACCGTGGCCGCTGTCGTCAAGGGCTGTCAGGTCTTCGACCCCGATCTGCGGGTCTGCGGTGTCATCTTGAACCGGGTCGCCGGGCCGAGACAGGAAAACCTGGTCCGTGAGGCTGTTGCAACCTACTGCGGCATCCCGGTGGTGGGAAGCGTTCCCAAACTCGGGAAAAACCTTTTTCCAGAGAGGCACATGGGCCTGGTTCCTCATCAGGAAAGGGAAGAGGGGCGCAGGGCTGTCGCATGGACGAAAGAGGTGGTCGAGACCCATGTCGATCTGGCGGCCATTGAGGAGATTATGGCCAGGCAAGGCTCCGGGGATCTGCAAGTCCCCGAAGAGGAGGCCTCGTCCGCGATTCTGCCTCTTTCAAAGGTCCGCATCGGCTACATCCTCGACCGGTCATTCTGGTTCTATTATCCAGAGAACCTGGAGGCCCTCGAGCGGCTGGGCGCCCGTCTCATCAGACTCGATGCCATGGAAGACCCTGCTCTGCCGCCGCTCGACGGCCTTTACATCGGCGGCGGGTTTCCGGAGACACAGGCCGCCGCGCTCGCGGCCAATGCGGGGTTTCGCACGTCCCTAAGGTCGGCGGTTGAAAAAGGGTTGCCGGTTTATGCCGAGTGTGGCGGGCTCATGTATCTTGGAGAGGCGCTCGAGATTGAACAGGCGGTCTATCCGATGGTCGGAGCGCTTCCGGTGGCATTCGAACTGATGAAACGGCCGCAGGGGCACGGATATACCGTGCTGCGGGCCGACGCGCCCAACCCGTTTTTCAAGGAAGGTACCGTTATCCGGGGACACGAGTTTCACTATTCGCGGCCTCGGTTGACTCGTCCTCTGGAGGCGCGTTTCGCCTTCAAGGTCGAGCGCGGCCACGGGATCGACGGCGTGCGGGACGGACTCTGGGTCAAAAATCTCTTGGGGGTTTACACGCACGTACACGCTGCGGGGGACGACCTCTGGGCCCGGAGGCTCGTTGAAATGGCTAGGGAATTCGGAGGGACAGATAGGGAATTTTTTCACGAATAGGCAAAAGAACCGTTGACAAGGCTGAAAATTCAAATTATATTTTTTCACTTAGATTTGAAACATACGCTCAAATCGGTTCAAACGGGGACAATATCACTAGAAGGAGGTTCGTTGTTATGCCCACGGTAGAATTTGAAGGTAACACCTTCCAGGTCGATGAAGATGGGTTCATCGATGACTTCAATAACTGGAACGAAACTTGGGTGCAATACGTAAAGGGCACGGAAGGGATCGAGGAACTGACCGACGAGCACTGGAAGGTCATCAATGTGCTTCAGGAGTACTACAAGAAAAACGGCATCGCTCCGATGGTGCGGATTCTTTCCAAGGTCACGGGCTACAAGCTGAAATATATCTATGAGCTTTTTCCATCGGGCCCGGGCAAAGGCGCCTGTAAAATGGCCGGTTTGCCCAAACCGACTGGATGCGTTTAGCCGCTTGAGCGGTTCGCCGCGGCATTTCTCGCAGCATCTGCGCATGGCATGGAATGGTGGATCAAGAAGCCGTTCCGTGCCTTTTTGCGTTGAGGGTCAAGGCCTTAGCTTGGGGGCCTTCCGATTCTCCGGTGGCGAGGTCTCGAAGGCGATCCGGGTCCTGGACGGGTATGGCCGGAGCCGCCCGCTTCAACGGGGTTTTCTCGAGATGCTCCCGTAGAGATCCGGCCGGCGGTTGGGGAGGAAGTACCTCATCCGGTGGGAGCGGATGGCTTGCAGGTGGCTGGCCTTCAGGTCCGCGATGAGGACCTGCTCCTGCCGGCCGGCGTACTCCGCCAAAACATGCCCGTCCGGACCGAGGATCAGTGCAACGCCGGGGAAGGACAGTCCGTCCCCTGTACTGCCCACCTGATTGCATGCAACGGCGAAGACGCCGTTGTCGAAAGCCCGTGCCTGGAGGTGCCGCATCCAGCTGTTGCGCTTTTCCTCGGGGGTGCCCCGCGGGGAGGCATGAGGCATGAAGAGAATCTCCGCGCCTTGCAGCGCCAATGCCGTCGAGATCTCCGGGAAATGGGTTTCGTAGCAGATCTGGATGCCGAACGAGCTGTTTTTGAAGGAAAAAACCGGAAGTTCGGCCCCGGGATGATAGGTTGCCTTTTCGGGCGGCGAGAGGTGGGTTTTCCGATACAACCCGAGGATGCCTGCCGGGGCGATCACCGCCTGGGTGATGCAAGGGGAACGCCCCTGGGCCCCCTCGACGAGCCCGGCCAGGATAACTGCCCCGGTGTCTTGAGCGATCGCTGAAAGCCGCGCAACCGCCTTTTCCCAGTCTTCTCCTTCCAGCGCGGGCACGGGCGGCTTTGCCTTGTATCCGGTTACGGCCAACTCAGGGAAGCAGATCACCTCAGCCATGCGTGCGGCCGCCTCGCGGGCGAGCCGCTCCATACGATCCAGATTTCGCTCGATGGCCTGCGGAATGGCATGCATGCAAACCGCAGCGACGCGCAGGTTTTCCATAGCAGCAAGCGCCTGCTGAAATAAGCCCTGTAAGAAAGGCAGTAAATTTGTCGGCCGCAGCCGCGCAAAGCATCCAGGCGTGGTCAGCGGATCCCTGATCAGCGTGTTGAA encodes the following:
- a CDS encoding YkgJ family cysteine cluster protein, producing the protein MISLDTPSLQHDLFERYRELAAAADGAFRRFQSDYSDRVLCQPGCRDCCHAVFGLFLIEAVWIHSHFEDLSRKDRRPALLRCEKSRKEIERLRTRILPFADDPFRSNRLMAQERVRCPMLLPTGLCLIYPWRPITCRIYGIPTVIQGRIRYCPKSGFGPDEAYPAFSLDTVFRELYQLSRSLLAGLEQGDPLKADLLVSLPAVLGQPLERLVKTHFGWS
- a CDS encoding TusE/DsrC/DsvC family sulfur relay protein, whose product is MPTVEFEGNTFQVDEDGFIDDFNNWNETWVQYVKGTEGIEELTDEHWKVINVLQEYYKKNGIAPMVRILSKVTGYKLKYIYELFPSGPGKGACKMAGLPKPTGCV
- a CDS encoding DVU0298 family protein, whose protein sequence is MPVGTCSCGAVYACDVTGRHSGEALIESLVFSCDMDWDLAWNLLPEEDYLYEIVDHYDLANHVIVPGGFFEGRRISGVLFFVRLHKDVLEVSADGVRRKMEDAVPTFYERKMRRRPVKRRVSKTELEQLVRDFNADALIELAREDPKIIRMVQRFLYSGDRLFRQRAADLLGRIAAVVGESEPKAVSNLLQNLFYAVSDTAASTWGAFEAIGEIIARKPDLFAGYMPQLYPFLTDATRRSQTVQALARIAASVPQLLRKITFHFIPLLKDPDPEVRGQTVRLLGYLQASELKDDMVELLPDEHELILYDSGRLERTSVGAIAAEALRRL
- the dsrA gene encoding dissimilatory-type sulfite reductase subunit alpha; this encodes MAFEPKEEQKELKYQELRIYKDDELKNYTEEELKSFKVKHPTPLLDDLEKGPWPSFVADAKRQALHRRKLSTDRMLIERDVVEDMLGQLEDSFNDGETHWKHGGIVGVFGYGGGVIGRYSDMPEKYPSIAHFHTMRVNQPASKFYNTDYLRSLCDLWEYRGSGLMNMHGSTGDIIFLGTFTEQLEPIFYELTHILQQDLGGSGSNLRTPSCCIGKARCEWSCIDTQDMCYELTHHYQDELHRPAFPYKFKFKFDGCPNGCVASIARSDMSFIGTWRDNIRIDQEAVKAYIGGEIPPNAGAHKGRDWGKFDIQKEVIDLCPTQCMWMEDGKLKIDDKECTRCMHCINVMPKALRPGLDTGVSLLFGAKAPILEGAQMSVLTIPFMKAEPPYDNIKEIVEKVWDWWMEEGKNRERLGELIQRYGIPKFLEVLEIPPMPQMVKEPRSNPYIFWKEEDVPGGWQRDINDYRSRHKR
- a CDS encoding dissimilatory sulfite reductase D family protein: MEDIKKAIMDFATSSKKSKFYFKDMEKAVQESMPEAKSREIKKAATALINEEKLIYFSTGSSTMYGLKGRGQTEDH
- a CDS encoding FmdB family zinc ribbon protein, whose translation is MPIYEFRCLQCGAFVEKLLTRSEEPVELVCPECRSESFERVVSRTNYVMGVGPGGKSPKITAKSCGSGNQCMTLDLPGPGK
- the dsrB gene encoding dissimilatory-type sulfite reductase subunit beta is translated as MALSTERLGLYNPEKPMENRITDLGPRHFWQYFPPIIRNNYGKWTHHEILEPGILVHFSETGDKVFTVRCGGCRFMTVEHVREICDIADKYCEGHMRFTTRNNIEFLVDSSDKLEALKKDLMSRKHVSGSYKFPIGGTGAGLTNIVHTQGYIHCHTPATDASSMVKAVMDDLFDYFQGMTLPAQVRVSMACCLNMCGAVHCSDIALLGYHRKPPIVDAEVLESVCEIPLVIAACPTGAISPAKTESGKKAVKIKEERCMFCGNCYTMCMALPLSDKEGDGVTILAGGKISNRISPPKFSKVVVPFLPNNFPRYPEVCETVKQIIEAYASDAKKYERVGDWAERIGWEKFFEKTNIPFTEHLIDDYRLQYDTYRTSTQFKYTEAAWEVSRAAGGIED
- a CDS encoding tetratricopeptide repeat protein; this encodes MKVPQDSEAFIAEQKEILKSNPECANTSYNLGVSLMEGGHLDEAIKVFNDAIGNSVRMFEAYVNLGYIYFKKGDLERVAEVNLKAIELEPRYARGYANLGFAYLQMSRTDEAIEALKKAIELNPKIAQAWNNLVNAYLQKEEVEKAIETGQELVALAPDFALGHNNLAFAYYAAENYAKAIEHLDRAIALGFEAHPEFIKRLLPYRKP
- a CDS encoding nitrilase-related carbon-nitrogen hydrolase, with the translated sequence MENLRVAAVCMHAIPQAIERNLDRMERLAREAAARMAEVICFPELAVTGYKAKPPVPALEGEDWEKAVARLSAIAQDTGAVILAGLVEGAQGRSPCITQAVIAPAGILGLYRKTHLSPPEKATYHPGAELPVFSFKNSSFGIQICYETHFPEISTALALQGAEILFMPHASPRGTPEEKRNSWMRHLQARAFDNGVFAVACNQVGSTGDGLSFPGVALILGPDGHVLAEYAGRQEQVLIADLKASHLQAIRSHRMRYFLPNRRPDLYGSISRKPR
- a CDS encoding cobyrinate a,c-diamide synthase → MYLIPPRISISALRGGSGKTLLSLGLASAWEARGLSVAPFKKGPDFIDAGWMSFAAGRPCRNLDPFLMTREQVIRSFALHASGLDCALVEGNRGLFDGLDVTGCCSTAELAKWLRSPVILVVDVTMSTRTVAAVVKGCQVFDPDLRVCGVILNRVAGPRQENLVREAVATYCGIPVVGSVPKLGKNLFPERHMGLVPHQEREEGRRAVAWTKEVVETHVDLAAIEEIMARQGSGDLQVPEEEASSAILPLSKVRIGYILDRSFWFYYPENLEALERLGARLIRLDAMEDPALPPLDGLYIGGGFPETQAAALAANAGFRTSLRSAVEKGLPVYAECGGLMYLGEALEIEQAVYPMVGALPVAFELMKRPQGHGYTVLRADAPNPFFKEGTVIRGHEFHYSRPRLTRPLEARFAFKVERGHGIDGVRDGLWVKNLLGVYTHVHAAGDDLWARRLVEMAREFGGTDREFFHE